The Mustelus asterias chromosome 18, sMusAst1.hap1.1, whole genome shotgun sequence genome has a window encoding:
- the zdhhc22 gene encoding palmitoyltransferase ZDHHC22 produces MLKLRILNTIAPSYFLGVSITTMILQSFVFIPTIFADDFRRPWSYHGCHFIFFLYISANVLGNYFLILWYPSESLQTSSACPSGNEPLQPGSHFCKLCSKVILRRDHHCFFTANCIGNRNMRYFLMFGWYTSIVCLYSLVVGVAYLSVEYHLSFENPLTFLTLLPLSFFHFFFSMIPSFQLFLVLMLYIWLGIGLTCAGFCCQQILLVARGRTWYHLKKGMPAVRCTPWGVNLQDVFGKRWLLGFFFPIPTVHVDLKDK; encoded by the coding sequence ATGCTGAAGCTGAGGATCTTGAACACTATAGCTCCCTCATACTTTCTTGGAGTCTCCATCACCACCATGATCCTTCAGAGCTTTGTTTTCATTCCCACTATCTTTGCTGATGACTTCAGACGGCCGTGGTCGTACCATGGCTGCCACTTCATTTTCTTTCTCTATATCTCAGCTAACGTTTTAGGAAACTACTTCTTGATCCTGTGGTACCCATCAGAGAGCCTACAGACCAGCAGTGCCTGCCCCAGTGGGAATGAACCCCTGCAGCCAGGCAGCCACTTCTGCAAGTTGTGCAGCAAAGTTATCCTGAGGCGAGACCACCATTGCTTCTTTACGGCAAACTGTATCGGGAACAGGAACATGCGTTACTTTCTGATGTTTGGATGGTATACCTCTATTGTCTGTCTCTATTCCTTAGTGGTAGGTGTGGCATATTTGAGTGTGGAATACCATCTCTCCTTTGAGAATCCCCTCACCTTcctcaccctccttcccctctcctTCTTCCACTTCTTCTTCAGTATGATCCCATCGTTTCAGTTGTTCCTCGTCCTGATGCTGTACATCTGGTTAGGGATTGGACTCACCTGTGCTGGGTTCTGCTGCCAACAAATTCTCTTGGTAGCTCGAGGTCGTACCTGGTACCATCTAAAGAAAGGGATGCCTGCGGTACGCTGCACTCCATGGGGGGTCAATCTTCAGGATGTGTTTGGGAAGCGTTGGTTGCTGGGATTCTTCTTCCCGATTCCAACGGTACACGTGGATCTAAAGGACAAATAG